A segment of the Candidatus Protochlamydia naegleriophila genome:
GTCATAATGGCCATAATAGCGCCTGGAATGCGCTCATAATGATACATCAAGATGATGCTTGCACCAGCAATGTAGAAAAGCGCCATGAAAGGGACGAGTAAGCTCGCAACCTTTCCAATACTTTTAATTCCGCCCAATAGAGTGAAACCTGTCAAGCAAGCCACAATCACACCAGACCACCACGGATCGACATGAAACATTGTACGCATGACGTCTGCAACAGAGTTCGCCTGGAGCATATTTCCACCGCCTAATGCTGCAACTGCACCAAAGAAGGCAAATGAACCAGCCAACCACTTCCAGCCAAGGCCCGACTCAATGAAGTACATGGGACCACCACACATTTCTCCTCGAGCATCCGTTACGCGGTATTTCACAGCCAAAATAGCTTCCGCATATTTCGTCGCCATCCCTAGCAAGGCTGTAACCCACATCCAAAAAAGAGCGCCAAAACCACCCACTGTAATGGCTGTTGCAACACCAGCAATATTTCCAATCCCGATTGTTGCAGCCAATGCCGTCATCAAAGACTCAAAGTGGCTGATATCTCCTTGACCTTCAGCTTCTGGATGAGCCTTTCTCGATCCAAAAACCAGCTTTAAAGCATAACCTAGATACCTAAATTGCAGCCCTCTTAGGGCAATAGTCAAATAAATTCCAATTCCAGTTAAAAGAATCAATAAGGGCGCGCCCCATATCCAACTATAGAGAATATCTAACCCACTTAATACACTTGTCATTATCTCACTAGACATTCTACTCGTCTCCTACACAACGCAGCTTGGCGCTTTCTGTTTCTTCTCGATTAGCAATCACTAAAAACTCCTCTGTCTCTTTACGAATCACGCTTGATAGTCCAACAAGAGCGATCAAATTGGGAATGACCATCAAACCATTACTAATATCAGCTAAATACCAAGCCGTTTCCATCTTTAAAGCCGCACCAGGAATAACGACTAAGGCAAATAGTATGCGGTAAGCTATAATAGAGCGCTCACCAAATAAATACTCGCAGCACTTTTCTCCATAATAGGACCAAGCAAGAACTGTCGTATAGGCAAATAAGACAAGCCCAATTGTCACTAAGTACTCGCCCCATATAATATGGGTATTAAAGGCTGCAATAGCCATGGAAGCCCCATTTAGAACTTGACCATTAGCCCCTGTAGCTCCCATGACATTTGTAACGGCTAATACAAGTCCTGTCATCGTACAAACAATCACAGTCGAAATTAAAGCACCTGTCATCGTCACCAAAGCCTGGCGGCCAGGGCTATCCGTTTTAGCAGCAGCAGCAGCAACAGAAGAAATGCCTAAACCAGCTTCATTGGAGAAAACACTACGAGCCACGCCCATCTGCATAGCCATCATCATCGTAGAACCTAGAAAGCCGCCAGTCGCAGCCTGTCCATTCCATGCACTATGGAAGATCAGCATGAATGCCTCTGGAATGTGAGTGAAATTGACGATGAGGATGTAAATGGCAGCGCCAATATACAATAAGGCCATCCCTGGAACCAAAATGCTCGCTACATTCCCAATGCTTTTTACTCCGCCGATCACGACAACTGCTGTCAAGGCACACAAGATCACTCCCGTCAACCAAGAATCGACATGCCAAACATGATTCAATGCTTCAGCAATCGAATTCGTCTGGACAAGATTTCCCGTACTTAAAGCCGCAACCATTCCTAAAACGGCAAAAATCCATGCCATTCTATTCCACCCCAATCCTTTTTCCATGTACTGCATCGGTCCGCCAGCCATCTCGCCGCGGCTGTCTTTCTCGCGATACCTGACCGCTAACAAGGATTCTGCATATTTTGTAGCCATACTTAAAAATGCGGTCACCCACATCCAAAAAATGGCTCCCAAACCACCAACCGTAATCGCTGTCGCTACTCCAACGATCGTTCCGGTTCCAATGGCTCCGGCTAATGAAGTCATTAATGCTTGAAAATGGCTAATATCCCCTTGACTACCCTGTCGTTGTCGCGCAACTACCTGCTTGAATGCATATCCTAAATAACGAAACTGGACACCTTTTAATAAAATCGTCAAGTAAGCACCCGTGCCTAACAATAATAAAAGCAAAGGAGCGCCCCAGACCCAATTTCTCAGCTCACTCAAAAATTGATCCATTTGTTCCATGGTTCACCCATCAGGTAGAAAGTTATCACTAATAAGGGATAATACAAGATCAATCGCATCAGTATCATTTATGTCCAACACGATGCTGCCTAGATCACATATACTTCATAGCCTAAACTATCGTTACCAATGACCTGGGCAAAACGGCTCAACGTAGCTTATGAGCTGCAGCTGTATTTTACGGAAAATGATCCCAGCCACTGACAGTGGCCTATAAAGGAATAGATTCTAAAATGCGATCGCTTGCCAAAATTTGACTTCAAATTTGTAACAATTATAACAGTCTTTATATTCTAAATCAAGACTGCAAACAAATATTTTATAGATTATTAATTTTAAAAAGTCTCTTTAATGCATACTAATTGAACTCTTCTTGCGCTAATTGCATCAATAAATCGGTTGGGATAATTAGCTAAAGCCAAGAGGTTTACGCCTTCGCTGTTAAGCAATCAAACATTGATTAAAAAAAACCGCACTTTGGGTTTATATACCAGCGATTTCTTGATCCTACGCTCTTGAATCTAAAAAAACTTAGGCGACAGTGAGTAGCAATCAGGGTCTTCCAGGCGAAGAGTTTTTTTACCTTCTCGCGCTATCGGTGTGCGTTAAATGTTTATCTTTGTTAAACTTTAGGGTTCTGAGAAACGATCTAACGGAAAGGAATGGAGCCGGATCAATATGGAACTCTTGCCATCCTACAAAGAATTAAAAAGCCGGATGCCGACAATTTCGCAATATGGCCACTTTATTGAAGAAAGCAGACAGACTGTACGCCGCATTTTAAATGGAACAGACCCGCGCTTACTGCTCATTGTTGGCCCATGCTCGATTCATGATCCTGCATCTGCCAAAGAATTCGCCATCCAATTGAAGTCCTTAGCAGAAAGCGTCTCTTCTCAATTTTTTATACTCATGCGGGTTTATTGTGAAAAACCGCGGACCGCAACTGGGTGGAAAGGATTCCTCTATGATCCCTTATTGAATGGATCTAATCGCCTTCTTTTAGGAATCGAGCAAACGCGTCAATTACTACTCGATTTAGCACAGCTCAATCTTCCAGCCGCCACAGAGTTTTTAGATCCCCTAACAGCCTTCTACTATGATGATCTTATTACCTGGGGATCTATTGGCGCTCGTACAGCTTCCTCACAAACCCATCGTCAGCTAGCCTCTATGCTGCAAATGCCTGTTGGATTTAAAAATGGGGTAGCAGGCAATATTTCAGCCGCCATCAATGGCGTGCTTGCAGCCTCTCAACCCCATACTCACATGGCCTTACATGAAAATGGATGGCCGGCTGCCATCCAGACGCCGGGGAATCCAGATGCTCACATTGTGTTGCGAGGAGGAGAATCCAAACCCAATTACGATCCCTCTTCAGTATCCGAAGCCCTCGCCCGCCTGGCTCTGACAAATCTTCCAAAAAGACTTCTAATCGACTGTTCGCACAACAATTCCAATAAAAAACATGAACGTCAACCAGCTGTTTTTCAATCGATCGTCCATCAAATTATAGAAGGGAACGCGAATATCCGCGGCCTGATGTTAGAAAGCCATTTATATGGAGGCAACCAACCCTTTTTAAATGACCCTAATCAGCTAACCTATGGTGTGTCTATTACAGATTCTTGCTTGGATTGGGACTCGACTAGTCACTTGATCCAATGGGGATTTCATCAGCTCGTTGAACACACAACTCTCCAGTGTCAGCCAGCATGCTCCTCAGAATCCATTTTGAGTCGATTATAAATTCTATTTTAAATTATTCTATGAAATATTTTATTCCTTTGTACCTGCTTGCTCTCTCTCTTTGTACAAGCAGTTGTGTACGGCAGCACTTGACCATTCAGACCCACTACCTGAGCCATGAAAATCTAGCCAGCTACTATGTCTTTACGCCCGATCCGCATCTAGATAATCCCATCATCGGTCAACGCATTCTTGTTCAATGGGCACTCCCTTCCAGCTATCTTAATTATCAAGAGCTCCAACTCTCCCTCATCGTCCGCTTGCACGACCGTAAAGAAGAAAAAATCTCTTTTCCCATCAAAAATATGACTGGAAGTTATCTCTATTACCTCATCAACGATGCTTATTGCGCCTCAGGCGGCATAGCCACGTATAAAGTCGACGTGATAGGCGACGGATGTGTGGTTGAAACATGGAAACATCCTCTTTGGGTTGACTTGATTACCTTCGACATTCCACAAACGCAGGCAGACTCCTGCACAAGCAGCGGAACCGACGCAAAACAACTAGTCTATCAAAGTGTGGGACCGATCATTTTTTTGGGGTCTACAATGCGATCAAATTCCTCTTCCGACAAAAAAGCCAATGCTAAGGCGGCTTCTTTTAATGTCGTATTTTCTGCATGAGCTTTTTTGACAATCTGGCTTGCCCTATCATAACCAATGGCCTTATTCAAAGCCGTTGCAAGCATCAAAGAGCGATTGAGATGCTCAGCAATCCGCTCCCGATTTGCAGTGATTCCCTTTGCACATTTCTGATTAAAATTGGCCGCTCCATCACTTAATAAACGAATCGATTGAATCAAATTGTAAATGATTAAAGGGCGATACACATTTAATTCTAAATTTCCTTGCGAGCCAGCAAAAGTAATTGTCGTATCATTCCCCATGACTTGAATGGCAATCATCATTAAAGCCTCGCTCTGAGTCGGATTGACCTTGCCTGGCATAATCGACGATCCAGGCTCATTGGCTGGAATTGTGATCTCGCCAATGCCACAGCGAGGACCGGATGCTAACCATCGAATGTCGTTGGCAATCTTGAATAATGAAACAGCTATTCGCTTCAAAGCCCCACTCACCTCAACAAGAGCATCATTGCTTGCAAGCGCCTCAAATTTATTTGGAGCCGATACGAATGGATAGCCGGACAAATCGCTAACTTTTTCAGCCACTTTCCGGGCATAGTCGAAATGGGTGTTGATTCCTGTGCCGACAGCTGTACCCCCAAGAGCTAGCTCCGCCAAGTGTGGAAACGTATTTTTAATAGCTTGAATGCCATGATCAAGCTGGCTCACATAACCTGAAAATTCCTGGCCAAGCGTTAAAGGTGTCGCATCCATTAAATGCGTGCGGCCGATTTTAACGATGTCCTGAAATGATTCTGCTTTTTTATGCAGAGTTTCTCTTAAAGCCGTCAAGCTAGGCAAAAGCCTATTGCAAATGTCAAGCTTCACTGCTATATGCATAGCAGAGGGAAAAACATCATTAGAAGACTGAGAAAGATTGACATCGTCATTGGGGTGTATAGGCTGCTTAGATCCGAGCTCTCCTCCCAATTTCTCAATTGCACGATTGCTGATGACCTCATTCAAATTCATGTTTGTCTGTGTTCCAGAGCCAGTCTGCCACACAGATAATGGAAAATGATCATCTAACTTGCCCGCCAAAATCTCATCACAAACCTGGCAAATGCCCCTTTGCTTCTCTTTTGGTAGCAATCCGAGCTCTTCGTTAACCAATGCGGCAGCCTTTTTGATTAATGCCAAGGCATAGATGACCTCTAATGGCATTTTCTCGGTTCCAATCGGAAAATTCTCATGCGATCGTTTTGTCTGCGCCCCATAATAGCGATCGGCAGGCACCCGAACATCCCCTAAACTGTCTTTCTCTATTCGATATTGCATAACGTTCCACTGGATAAATGATTAATTTTGGAGAGCAGGGCAAGCGTAAATCTCTAGCTTTGCGCTTGCGAACCTTCAACTTAAATACTAAAATTTGCCCGTTTCTTAGCTATTTCAAATGTTTTCTAGAGGATTTAAGAAACAGCTATGAACTCATTCCTTGTTAGACTTCAGTTGCGGCTCAACGATGTTGAACCAAGGATTAAATGTGTCAAACAGCGATTTCAATATCTTGAAATCCTCTTTGCTCCCATCAATGATTAGTTTTTTCGATTGCAGTAACTCTTCTTTTTTCACCTTTCCTACAATCAAATCATTGAGGTCACTGCGGCTGATGGCAATCGATAAATTGGCTTTATCAGACTTCTTATCAGGAAAATAGTTTAATACCCCATTTTTAATTTCCAAAAGATAGCGCTGATTTGAATTAGTCAAATTGAAATTGATCAACATAAAATGTTCAGCAGCCTTCATTCCATTTAATCTCACGGCTAGATAATCAAAGAAGTTTTCCATTGGCATGGATGCTACAA
Coding sequences within it:
- a CDS encoding alanine/glycine:cation symporter family protein; its protein translation is MSSEIMTSVLSGLDILYSWIWGAPLLILLTGIGIYLTIALRGLQFRYLGYALKLVFGSRKAHPEAEGQGDISHFESLMTALAATIGIGNIAGVATAITVGGFGALFWMWVTALLGMATKYAEAILAVKYRVTDARGEMCGGPMYFIESGLGWKWLAGSFAFFGAVAALGGGNMLQANSVADVMRTMFHVDPWWSGVIVACLTGFTLLGGIKSIGKVASLLVPFMALFYIAGASIILMYHYERIPGAIMAIMTQAFTGQAAFGGFVGSTMLLALRVGVSRGLMTSEAGLGTASIAAAAAKTDLPGRQALVSMTGSFLATIIMCSVTGLVLGVTNVFGQLDAQGKLLNGASMTVAAFDSVFSGGGYVVTIGLILFAFTTLLGWAYYGEKCVEYLCGIKSVAIYRILFTLVIIPGAVLELDIVWKISDVFNGLMAFPNLIALCALSGVVISETRLFLNVLKAEQEAAKEAAALLENS
- a CDS encoding 3-deoxy-7-phosphoheptulonate synthase gives rise to the protein MELLPSYKELKSRMPTISQYGHFIEESRQTVRRILNGTDPRLLLIVGPCSIHDPASAKEFAIQLKSLAESVSSQFFILMRVYCEKPRTATGWKGFLYDPLLNGSNRLLLGIEQTRQLLLDLAQLNLPAATEFLDPLTAFYYDDLITWGSIGARTASSQTHRQLASMLQMPVGFKNGVAGNISAAINGVLAASQPHTHMALHENGWPAAIQTPGNPDAHIVLRGGESKPNYDPSSVSEALARLALTNLPKRLLIDCSHNNSNKKHERQPAVFQSIVHQIIEGNANIRGLMLESHLYGGNQPFLNDPNQLTYGVSITDSCLDWDSTSHLIQWGFHQLVEHTTLQCQPACSSESILSRL
- the fumC gene encoding class II fumarate hydratase; translated protein: MQYRIEKDSLGDVRVPADRYYGAQTKRSHENFPIGTEKMPLEVIYALALIKKAAALVNEELGLLPKEKQRGICQVCDEILAGKLDDHFPLSVWQTGSGTQTNMNLNEVISNRAIEKLGGELGSKQPIHPNDDVNLSQSSNDVFPSAMHIAVKLDICNRLLPSLTALRETLHKKAESFQDIVKIGRTHLMDATPLTLGQEFSGYVSQLDHGIQAIKNTFPHLAELALGGTAVGTGINTHFDYARKVAEKVSDLSGYPFVSAPNKFEALASNDALVEVSGALKRIAVSLFKIANDIRWLASGPRCGIGEITIPANEPGSSIMPGKVNPTQSEALMMIAIQVMGNDTTITFAGSQGNLELNVYRPLIIYNLIQSIRLLSDGAANFNQKCAKGITANRERIAEHLNRSLMLATALNKAIGYDRASQIVKKAHAENTTLKEAALALAFLSEEEFDRIVDPKKMIGPTL
- a CDS encoding alanine/glycine:cation symporter family protein, with protein sequence MEQMDQFLSELRNWVWGAPLLLLLLGTGAYLTILLKGVQFRYLGYAFKQVVARQRQGSQGDISHFQALMTSLAGAIGTGTIVGVATAITVGGLGAIFWMWVTAFLSMATKYAESLLAVRYREKDSRGEMAGGPMQYMEKGLGWNRMAWIFAVLGMVAALSTGNLVQTNSIAEALNHVWHVDSWLTGVILCALTAVVVIGGVKSIGNVASILVPGMALLYIGAAIYILIVNFTHIPEAFMLIFHSAWNGQAATGGFLGSTMMMAMQMGVARSVFSNEAGLGISSVAAAAAKTDSPGRQALVTMTGALISTVIVCTMTGLVLAVTNVMGATGANGQVLNGASMAIAAFNTHIIWGEYLVTIGLVLFAYTTVLAWSYYGEKCCEYLFGERSIIAYRILFALVVIPGAALKMETAWYLADISNGLMVIPNLIALVGLSSVIRKETEEFLVIANREETESAKLRCVGDE